GACCACTTTCATCAACCCCGCATCATTTACGTTTCTTGAATCGGCAATTATCCTTTCCATTGTTGTCCTTGGCGGAATGGGGTCCATACTCGGAGTCATCCTAGGTGCGCTGGTGCTGATTCTGCTGCCTGAATACATGAGGGATTTCTCTGAATACCGTATGCTTATCTTCGGTGCGACCATGGTTTTGGTCATGGTTTTCAGACCACAGGGACTGGTCAGGGATGTGCGTAAGAAAATAGATATCAGTGCGGTGAAAGCAGCATTAGGTGGCGCCAATGAGTAATGAAAAAAGAACAGTCCTTCAGGTAAAAAACGTCAGCAAGGATTTTGGTGGCTTGCGCGCCCTTGATGATGTTGATCTCGAGGTGAAGGATGGTGAAATTGTCGCCCTTATCGGACCTAACGGAGCGGGTAAGACTACCTTTTTTAACTGCATCACAGGTATATATACCCCTACAGAGGGTGATGTTAATATTGATCCCAAGGGTAAAGGCTTCAAGCGTATTAACGGCATGAAGACGAATCTTGTCACCGAAATGGGGATGGCCCGTACTTTTCAGAATATCAGGCTTTTCCCGTCCATGTCTGTAATTGAGAATGTCATGATAGGCTGCCATTGCAGAACTAAAGCCAGTTTTCTAGGTGCTATTCTGCGTAATCCGCGTACTCGCCGGGAAGAGCAGGAGACTATTCTTAAGAGCTATGAGCTGCTGAAGGAACTCGGGCTAGCCCAATATGCTGATGAACTTGCCAGAAACCTGCCTTATGGTGCGCAACGCAGGCTGGAAATTGCCCGTGCGCTGGCAACAGATCCTTTTATTTTGCTTCTGGATGAGCCGGCAGCTGGTATGAATCCGCACGAAACTTCTGAGCTTGAAGAGTTGATCGTTTCCATCAAGGAAAGACATAAGATATCTGTTCTGCTCATCGAGCATGACATGAAGATGGTAATGTCTCTTTCGGACCGGTTGTACGTTCTTGAGTATGGTCGTGAAATTGCCAATGGCACGCCGCAGGAAATCAGCGAGAACCCCGCGGTAATCAAGGCTTATCTCGGGGAGGAACTCGTCGATGCTTAAACTTAAAAATGTAAATACATTTTACGGAAATATTCAGGCTCTGCGCAATATCGACATTGAGGTCAAGCAGGGTGAGATAATTACCCTTATCGGAGCAAACGGAGCAGGTAAGACCACCACTTTGATGACCATCAGCGGAGTGGTTCCGCCCCGTACAGGTGAAGTTATCTATAATGGTGAGCCGATCCACAAGGCCAAGCCGGATAAGATTGTGAAGATGGGTATCTCTCAAGTCCCGGAAGGGCGTTTGATTTTTCCAGATCTGACCATTACCGAGAATCTGGATATGGGGGCCTTCCTTCGTGACGATAAAGAAGGTGTTAAAGCTGATATGGATCATGTTTTTGAGCTTTTCCCCATTCTCTGGGAAAGGCGCAAACAGTTGGGCGGTAACCTGTCAGGCGGTGAGCAGCAGATGCTGGCTATCTCCCGCGCGCTAATGGCCAGACCCAAGCTCCTGCTGTTGGATGAACCTTCTCTCGGTCTTGCCCCGCTGATTATCCGACAGATTTTCGATATTGTTAAGAAGATCAATGAGGAGAGCGGTACGACCGTCTTTCTGGTAGAGCAGAATGCCAACCTCGCCCTGAAAACGGCACATCGCGGGTATGTCATGGAAAATGGAGAGATTATACTCTCCGATACGAGCGATAAGCTGCTTGCTAACGAGGATATCAAGAAGGCTTATCTTGGGCTTTAAGTTGAAAGTAGAATGCCTCCGGCGAGACCGCCGGAGGCATTTTTATTTTTGCCGCTGTGGTGCTCTTTGACTTGACAAAACTCGGACATGCCAATATGCGGGGCCGAACACTTTTAATTACTTTTTGGTTACGGCCTTGAGTCTGCGACAAAAAAGTATATAATCAGTTCATTCAAGATTGAAATTCCCGGCAGGGAAGGACCTGCCAAAACCCCTGTGAAACTGATGGTACCGAGCCCGGTAGACCGCCAGAAAGACCGGATCGGTCCCTTTGAGAGGAATCATATGTAATGATTTCTCTTTTCTTTTAGCTAATATTTCAAATCATTTTGCGAGGGCAATATGGAAAAGGTAGTAGGTCAGGCTCTGACTTTTGACGATGTTCTGCTTTTGCCCGCCTATTCGGAAGTTCTTCCCGATAGTGTGGACGTATCCGCTAAACTCACCGAAGAGATCACTCTTGGAATCCCACTGGTCAGTGCCGCTATGGATACTGTCACAGAGTCCAAAATGGCGATTCAAATGGCCCGTCACGGTGGTGTGGGTGTCGTTCATAAAAATATGAGTGTACGCGATCAGGTCCGTGAAGTAGAAAGGGTTAAAAAATCTGAATCAGGCATGGTTACTGATCCTATAGTTGTTCACCCTGATGACACTGTTGGTAAGGCTCTTGACCTGATGGCCGAATTTAAAATTTCAGGCTTCCCGGTTGTAAAAGGAGAACACCTTGTAGGTATTGTCACCAACCGTGACGTCCGTTTCATTACTGACCGCAATGTTGCTATTTCTGAAGTGATGACAAGCCGTAATCTCGTTACCGTGCAGAAAGGGACTTCTTCCGAAGAAGCAAAGCGTCATCTGCATACCAATCGCATTGAGAAACTGCTGGTTGTTGACGAAGAAAATAAGCTTACCGGCCTGATCACTATTAAAGATATTGATAAGGTCAAGAAATATCCTAACGCTGCCAAGGATTCAGCAGGCCGCCTGCGTGTTGGTGCTGCTATAGGTGTAGGTCGTGATCTGATGGAGCGCAGTTCCGCTCTGATCGCAGCCGGTGTGGATTTTCTGACCCTCGATTCCGCGCACGGTCATTCCAAAGGAATTCTTGATGCTATCAAGGAGCTCCGTTCCTGCTATCCTGATACTCAGATCATCGGTGGTAACATTGCTACTTACGATGGCGCCTTGGCGCTGATTGATGCCGGTGTAAACGCGGTTAAAGTCGGTATCGGTCCCGGTTCCATCTGCACCACCCGTGTTGTTGCCGGTGTCGGTGTACCGCAGATTACCGCTATCATGGAGGCCGCACGTGCATGTCAGGAACGCGGCGTCTGCGTTATAGGCGACGGTGGAATCAAATTTTCCGGCGATGTCGTTAAGGCACTTGTTGCAGGTGCGAATACCGTAATGATGGGTTCCATGTTCGCAGGTACCGATGAAAGTCCGGGTGAGAAAGTTCTTTATCAAGGTCGTTCCTACAAGCTCTATCGCGGCATGGGCTCCATTGACGCAATGAAACAGGGTAGTTCCGACCGTTATTTCCAGAAGGATACCAATAAACTGGTTCCCGAAGGAATTGTTGGGCGTGTTCCATACAAAGGACCCGTTTCCGACAGCATTTACCAGATGATCGGCGGACTCCGTTCCGGCATGGGCTACGTTGGTTGTGCCAATATCGCCGAAATGGCAGAGAAAGCACAGTTCATCCGTATGTCTGCCGCCGGTTTTAAAGAAAGCCATGTTCATGATGTAATTATTACCAAAGAAGCACCCAATTACCGGGTTGATTCTTATTAATCAGGAGTCGTCATGCAGCACGATAATAAAGTAATTATTCTGGATTTTGGGTCTCAGTTTACTCAGCTGATCGCCCGCAGAATCCGCGAAGCGGGTGTTTATTCCGAAATTCACCCTTGTAATGTTGATCCCCAGAAGATCAAAGACCTCAATCCCGGTGCGCTGATCCTCTCCGGCGGTCCTTCTTCCGTGCTGGGAGAAGACTCTCCGCAGCTCGATAGTTCCCTGCTGGAAATGGGTGTTCCTGTTCTCGGCATCTGCTACGGCATGCAGCTCATGAGTCATGACCTCGGCGGACGCGTTGTTTCATCCTCCGATCGCGAATATGGCCGTGCTGAATTTAAGGGTTCTAAAGACTGCATCCTCTTTGACGGTATCGAAGACATTGAAAACCTCACCGTCTGGATGAGTCACGGTGACCGCGTGGAAGCTATTCCCGAAGGCTTTAAGGTCTGCGGTACCACTAAATCCATTCCTTTTGCAGCAATGGCTAACGATGATAAGAAAATGTACGCTCTTCAGTTCCACCCGGAAGTGGCACATACCGAAAGCGGCACGACCATCATCAACAACTTTGTATTCAAGATTGCCGGCCTTAAAGCAGACTGGACAATGTCTTCTTTCGTAGAGAACTGCATTGAGGAAATGCGCAAAAAGATCGGTGACAATCAGGTTGTACTCGGTCTTTCCGGCGGTATCGACTCCACTGTAGTTGCCGTGCTTCTGCACAAAGCAATAGGCAAACGCCTGCACTGCATCTTTGTCGATAACGGTCTGCTGCGCATGCACGAACGTGAAGAAGTCATCGGCTTCCTCGAAGAGCATTTCGAACTCAACGTTAAATGCGTTGATTCCGCTGATCTTTTCCTCGATAAGCTCAAAGGTGTTGAAGATCCCGAGAAGAAACGCAAGTTGATCGGTTACACCTTCATTGATGTTTTCAACGAAGAAGCTACCGCCCTCAAGGATGTTAAATTCCTTGCTCAGGGAACACTTTACCCCGACGTTATCGAGTCCGAATCCTTCAAAGGTCCCTCCGCGGTCATTAAGTCCCACCACAACGTTGGCGGACTGCCCGAAGATATGGATCTCAAGCTGGTTGAGCCTCTGCGTGAACTTTTCAAAGATGAAGTTCGCAAGGTTGCTTATGAGCTTGGTCTGCCCGAATTCATCATCTGGCGCCAGCCTTTCCCCGGTCCGGGTCTTGCTATTCGCATTCTGGGTGAAGTTACTGAAGAGCGTCTTGAAATCCTGCGTCAGGCTGACAAGATTGTTCAGAATGAAATGCATGCTTCCGGCTGGTACCGTAAGGTATGGCAGGGCTTCGCTGTTCTGCTGCCGCTGAAGACTGTAGGTGTTATGGGCGATGACCGTACTTATGAGCACGTAATTGCACTGCGCATCGTAGACAGCCTTGATGCTATGACCGCTGACTGGTCCCGCATTCCCAACGATATCCTCGCACGTATGTCCAACAGGATCATTAACGAGGTAAAAGGTGTTAACCGTGTAGTTCTGGATATTTCTTCCAAGCCGCCGGCAACCATTGAGTGGGAATAATCAAGTTCTCAAGACTAGATTGATCAATGCCTCCAACTTAATGTTGGAGGCATTTTTTATGAAATTGCACCAAATTTCATTGCCGATAAGACGTAGATAAAGTTTTAGAAATCAGGTACAAGACGTCAGCAAATTTTGAAAAAGCCTATGCTGGGTATAAATTAGGTCAGTGTCGGCTTTCCGCGCATTAGCGTGTTTTTTATTGTCGCAAAGAAGAAGGAATTAATATGTTCGGTATCGGTTCTACAGAACTTATCGTAATTTTGGTTGTTGCCTTGATCCTGATTGGCCCCCAGAAACTGCCGGAACTTATCAAGAATCTTGGTAAAGGTCTTTCTGAAGTCAAGAAGATGTCCAACGATGTGAAGTCTACACTGGATGCAGAAATTTCTGCTGCTGATGAAGAGCGTAAGCAGAAGGAAGAAGCAGAGCGCGAGGCTGCGCGTAAAAAAGCTGAAGCTGAAGCTATGGAAAAAGCACGTCAGTCCGAAGCAGAAAAGCAGCAGGCTTCTGAAGAATCTGAAAAAGTTGCTGAAGCACCCAAGACCGAGAGCGAGAAAGCATGAGTTCAGCGGAGAAAGATTCGCGCGATGTAGGGCAGGAGCAGACTGAGGAAAAAGCGCAGACTGAAGAAACTGCCGAGGAAACTGCCGTTCCCGAAGAAGCGTCTGATAGCCCTGACCCCGAGAACACTTTGCCTGCTGAAAAAGGCGGTGATAAAGTTGTTCTGGCCGGTGAAGGTTCTGAACAGGAAGATGAATCCGAAGAAGATGATGGTGAGATTGACGAAGAAGAAGCTCCCATGACTTTTCTGGAGCATCTGGAAGAACTGCGCCGTCGTTTTGTCAGGATTATGATTGCTTGCCTTGTTGGCTTTCTGGCCTGCTACTCTTTTGCAAAGCCTCTTTTTTCTCTGCTCATGGCACCTCTGGTTGCAGTCCTGCCTCCTGATTCCACTTTGATTTTTACTTCTCTGCCGGAAGGTTTTGTGACTTACCTTAAAGTTGCTGCCGTTGCCGGTGTATTTGTAGTATCGCCTTATCTCTTTTCACAAATCTGGGGTTTTATCGCTCCGGGATTGTATGAGCATGAACGCAAGTGGATGATTCCGCTTGCTTTTCTGTCCGCTTTTTTCTTTGTGGGCGGAGCTTTGTTCGGCTACTACGTTGTCTTTCCCTTCGGATGCGAATTCTTCATGGGTTTTGCCGATGAATTTATCAAACCCATGCCTACTTTGCGTGAATACTTGGGATTCTCCCTTAAGTTGCTATTCGCTTTCGGACTTATCTTTGAATTGCCGCTGTTTATCTTTTTTCTTGCCAGAATGGGAGTTGTTACCGCCGAAGGACTGCGCAGCAAACGTAAATATGCCATTTTGGTCTGTTTTATTTGTTCCGCTATTCTGACTCCGCCGGATGTCATGACCCAGACTCTGATGGCGTGCCCGCTGATTATTCTTTATGAAATCGGAATATGGGTTGCTTATTTCTTCGGCAAGCGTGGCGGAAGGAAATTGAAAGAAGCTGAATCCGGGAAGAATGGTCCTGACGATTCCGGTCCCGGTGGTGGAGCTTCCCCTGAATCCGCAGCAGAAGCTGGAGCTGAGCATGAAGCCAAGTCCGGAGAAGCTGAATCGGAAGCTGAACCCGGCGCGGATAAAAAGAAAGCCAAAGCTGAAAAGAAATCGCAAGAAGATTCAGGCTACGACGAAGATTTAATTGAAATGTAATGGCCGCCGAAGGCCTTAGTATAAGAGAGGTTGGTTTGTCACAGAGATCCGCTGCAATTAGCCGTACCACTAAGGAAACCGATATCGCGTTGAAAATCAATATTGATGGTGAAGGCCGGACCGATATTGATACCGGGGTTGGATTCGCCGACCACATGCTCACGCTGATGAGTTTTTGGGCCGGATTTGATCTCGACCTTAAATGTGATGGGGACCTTGAAATAGATTCGCACCATACCCTCGAAGATATTGCTATTGTACTTGGACAGGC
Above is a genomic segment from Maridesulfovibrio sp. containing:
- a CDS encoding ABC transporter ATP-binding protein, whose protein sequence is MSNEKRTVLQVKNVSKDFGGLRALDDVDLEVKDGEIVALIGPNGAGKTTFFNCITGIYTPTEGDVNIDPKGKGFKRINGMKTNLVTEMGMARTFQNIRLFPSMSVIENVMIGCHCRTKASFLGAILRNPRTRREEQETILKSYELLKELGLAQYADELARNLPYGAQRRLEIARALATDPFILLLDEPAAGMNPHETSELEELIVSIKERHKISVLLIEHDMKMVMSLSDRLYVLEYGREIANGTPQEISENPAVIKAYLGEELVDA
- a CDS encoding ABC transporter ATP-binding protein, translated to MLKLKNVNTFYGNIQALRNIDIEVKQGEIITLIGANGAGKTTTLMTISGVVPPRTGEVIYNGEPIHKAKPDKIVKMGISQVPEGRLIFPDLTITENLDMGAFLRDDKEGVKADMDHVFELFPILWERRKQLGGNLSGGEQQMLAISRALMARPKLLLLDEPSLGLAPLIIRQIFDIVKKINEESGTTVFLVEQNANLALKTAHRGYVMENGEIILSDTSDKLLANEDIKKAYLGL
- the guaB gene encoding IMP dehydrogenase, whose amino-acid sequence is MEKVVGQALTFDDVLLLPAYSEVLPDSVDVSAKLTEEITLGIPLVSAAMDTVTESKMAIQMARHGGVGVVHKNMSVRDQVREVERVKKSESGMVTDPIVVHPDDTVGKALDLMAEFKISGFPVVKGEHLVGIVTNRDVRFITDRNVAISEVMTSRNLVTVQKGTSSEEAKRHLHTNRIEKLLVVDEENKLTGLITIKDIDKVKKYPNAAKDSAGRLRVGAAIGVGRDLMERSSALIAAGVDFLTLDSAHGHSKGILDAIKELRSCYPDTQIIGGNIATYDGALALIDAGVNAVKVGIGPGSICTTRVVAGVGVPQITAIMEAARACQERGVCVIGDGGIKFSGDVVKALVAGANTVMMGSMFAGTDESPGEKVLYQGRSYKLYRGMGSIDAMKQGSSDRYFQKDTNKLVPEGIVGRVPYKGPVSDSIYQMIGGLRSGMGYVGCANIAEMAEKAQFIRMSAAGFKESHVHDVIITKEAPNYRVDSY
- the guaA gene encoding glutamine-hydrolyzing GMP synthase; this encodes MQHDNKVIILDFGSQFTQLIARRIREAGVYSEIHPCNVDPQKIKDLNPGALILSGGPSSVLGEDSPQLDSSLLEMGVPVLGICYGMQLMSHDLGGRVVSSSDREYGRAEFKGSKDCILFDGIEDIENLTVWMSHGDRVEAIPEGFKVCGTTKSIPFAAMANDDKKMYALQFHPEVAHTESGTTIINNFVFKIAGLKADWTMSSFVENCIEEMRKKIGDNQVVLGLSGGIDSTVVAVLLHKAIGKRLHCIFVDNGLLRMHEREEVIGFLEEHFELNVKCVDSADLFLDKLKGVEDPEKKRKLIGYTFIDVFNEEATALKDVKFLAQGTLYPDVIESESFKGPSAVIKSHHNVGGLPEDMDLKLVEPLRELFKDEVRKVAYELGLPEFIIWRQPFPGPGLAIRILGEVTEERLEILRQADKIVQNEMHASGWYRKVWQGFAVLLPLKTVGVMGDDRTYEHVIALRIVDSLDAMTADWSRIPNDILARMSNRIINEVKGVNRVVLDISSKPPATIEWE
- the tatB gene encoding Sec-independent protein translocase protein TatB yields the protein MFGIGSTELIVILVVALILIGPQKLPELIKNLGKGLSEVKKMSNDVKSTLDAEISAADEERKQKEEAEREAARKKAEAEAMEKARQSEAEKQQASEESEKVAEAPKTESEKA
- the tatC gene encoding twin-arginine translocase subunit TatC; protein product: MSSAEKDSRDVGQEQTEEKAQTEETAEETAVPEEASDSPDPENTLPAEKGGDKVVLAGEGSEQEDESEEDDGEIDEEEAPMTFLEHLEELRRRFVRIMIACLVGFLACYSFAKPLFSLLMAPLVAVLPPDSTLIFTSLPEGFVTYLKVAAVAGVFVVSPYLFSQIWGFIAPGLYEHERKWMIPLAFLSAFFFVGGALFGYYVVFPFGCEFFMGFADEFIKPMPTLREYLGFSLKLLFAFGLIFELPLFIFFLARMGVVTAEGLRSKRKYAILVCFICSAILTPPDVMTQTLMACPLIILYEIGIWVAYFFGKRGGRKLKEAESGKNGPDDSGPGGGASPESAAEAGAEHEAKSGEAESEAEPGADKKKAKAEKKSQEDSGYDEDLIEM